A genomic window from Salvelinus sp. IW2-2015 unplaced genomic scaffold, ASM291031v2 Un_scaffold1508, whole genome shotgun sequence includes:
- the LOC112071064 gene encoding probable serpin E3, translating into MCRLSMTSLFVCFWLAGRGQCDASFQDSMGALHTEFAVRLYQTLTETENNSNLMVSPLSVSLSLGLLQLGARGNTLAQLEAALGYDVNDMQVQDFLLRSQRDVGNSSHGVRLQQACALFIQTGVQLLPVFTQHAAALSNGSLVRANFSQPNHTHSQLQQWGRNHGTGELLQSGGSGGLFGSGEAQGEASLWGQRLQMALVNTVNFRGVWQKQFLFTDTQNLPFTLSDGITIKVPMMHQATEVNFGQFRTLSDQRYTVLELPYLGHFFSLLVALPSDRKTPLSSLESQITPRAVATWDTGLRRTKMDVFLPRFKMQNRFNLRSVLPSMGVSDAFNPMAADFTGISAEEGLYVSDAFHEARIEVTEDGTKAAAATAMVLLKRSRAPVFKADRPFFFLLRQVSTGSVLFMGRVVNPAEQAP; encoded by the exons ATGTGTCGCCTGTCGATGACCTCACTATTCGTCTGCTTCTGGTTGGCGGGGAGGGGTCAGTGTGACGCTAGCTTTCAGGACTCCATGGGAGCGCTGCACACAGAGTTCGCGGTCAGACTCTACCAAACGCTCACCGAGACGGAGAATAACTCCAACCTGATGGTGTCGCCGCTGAGCGTCTCGCTGTCCTTGGGCCTTCTGCAGCTGGGCGCCCGCGGCAACACGCTGGCACAACTGGAGGCGGCACTGGGATATGACGTCAACG ACATGCAGGTGCAGGACTTCCTGTTGCGGTCGCAGCGGGACGTGGGTAACTCCAGTCACGGGGTACGGCTCCAGCAGGCCTGCGCCCTATTCATCCAGACCGGCGTCCAGCTCCTTCCTGTTTTTACCCAGCATGCAGCAGCCCTGAGCAACGGCAGTCTGGTCCGAGCCAACTTCAGTCAGCCCAACCACACCCACAGCCAGCTGCAACAGTGGGGACGCAACCACGGAACCGGTGAGCTGCTCCAGTCCGGTGGCAGCGGGGGGCTGTTTGGGTCTGGCGAGGCCCAGGGAGAGGCCTCGTTGTGGGGCCAGCGGTTGCAGATGGCCCTGGTCAACACAGTAAACTTCCGGGGAGTGTGGCAGAAACAGTTCCTCTTCACTGATACCCAGAACCTTCCCTTCACCCTGTCGGACGGCATCACCATCAAGGTGCCCATGATGCACCAGGCCACAGAGGTCAACTTTG GTCAGTTCCGCACCCTGTCAGACCAGCGTTACACAGTCCTGGAGCTGCCGTACCTGGGCCACTTCTTCAGTCTGCTGGTGGCTCTGCCCAGTGACAGGAAGACACCTCTGTCCTCACTGGAATCCCAGATAACCCCCCGCGCTGTGGCCACTTGGGACACTGGCCTCCGCAGAACCAAGATGGATGTCTTCCTCCCCAG GTTTAAAATGCAGAATAGGTTCAACCTGAGGTCGGTTTTGCCGTCAATGGGGGTCAGTGACGCCTTCAACCCAATGGCAGCAGACTTCACTGGCATCTCAG CAGAGGAAGGCCTGTATGTGTCAGATGCCTTTCATGAGGCCAGGATAGAGGTAACAGAGGACGGGACCAAGGCAGCTGCAGCAACAGCTATGGTGCTACTCAAACGATCCCGAGCTCCCGTCTTCAAAGCAGACAGACCTTTCTTCTTTCTCCTGCGACAAGTCAGCACAG gatCTGTTCTATTTATGGGGCGTGTGGTGAATCCAGCTGAACAGGCACCCTAG